The sequence tggaTCAAAGTAGAAACTGAATCAGAGATGACCAGGATTTTAAAATGATTCGGGTTCAGTAataagtgctgctgcctctcggAGCCCCATATTGGATACGACTCCCACTGCCACATGTAGGGtctccccaaagacatgcatgttgagGTAAAGGGGTCTGTGTGGGTGTCTGCATGAATggaccctgcaatgggctggcactcAGTCTGTTCCCAGTGCCGCCAGGATAACATCTGGGTTTGGGAATGTTATATTGTCTAATGACCATTTGCTAAAAATAGTGTCACATTTATTTAGCCAAATTgcagataaaaaatataatatctaAATGGCATAATCTGCCAAAAAATTGTAATAGTTTTTTAATCTATCACTTACCCCGTGTGGCTTGTCAAAATGTTTGAGGAAAGTTTTGAATTTCATGTTTTCAATGAGTTTCCAAATGAGATTCTCGTGTCTTcagtggtttattttgactttggatgTGTATTGCAGCCATACCGCATgcgcttcagaacaggtcatccacctgaagctaagcctgttcaggcctggccagtacttggatgggagaccatctaggaaaagctggaagaggtgttggtaaggccagcagggggcacttaccctcgTGGTCTAAGTGTGGATCTCAATGCCACAATGCAGTGACAGTGACACTGTGCCATAAAAATAGCGCCGTCCTTCAGATCAGACGTACAactgaggttctgactctctgtggtcataaaaaatcccttcataaacagcagggtatatccTAATGTCCAGGATAAACTGCCTACCATGGCTTAATCACCCCCCATCTCTAACTGGCAAACTAACTCTCACCCCATCACCACCTAACTGCTAATGTGAGGTGAACATATTGccataaaaatggctgccgtcgcatcatccaggtggatgctacacattagtggtggtagAACCAGTGAGAAAAgccctatataaatgtaaagaagtattattattgtttcatcaaaaaagttcatcttaaaaatattgcatggataaatatgtgtgcaAATCTTTTGTCACACAGAAAATTAcaatgactttcaaggggactgaatacttttgcacgccaagtcaagttggggagcatgtactggtacagcgtgttgccgcacccaccacacgacgaaacagctcaggatcccagttggcaacccccctggcagacacgcggtccagtcccaccctccaaaaatgaccatctatctgctgcagtgtCATAACTGATGCTGCCTGCCTTTGAGGTGGTTAAGTTTTAGTTTTAGGGCTCATAGCCCTTCACGGCTACGccagcagatttttttctttgaataaacTTGGATTTATGTAACTTCCTGCAgaactaaggggctttgccccctgctcacttctctTGCCAACCCCATTCCCCCCATGCCAGTGGCCGcttctctgaaacccctcttaaacagtgatacaataggaaacaaatacattatgttttgaactcctctttgctcaagcATCTGCTGGCATGCTGCAGCTGCCCTCATGCGTGATCTGCAATTCGCCCGGCTACCCCCTGCCAGCGGTAGGTGCCGGAGTGAAGAGGTGGGATGAACGCACCTCAAGGAGACTTggccactcctccgaaacccctcttaaatggtgatacattgggaaacaagtgtcaggtgtttttttcacctcctctttgctcgatcagctactggTTGCTGCTTCTCCCGTGCCGCGCGATTTGCATTTGGTGCGGAGCTTTGAACGTTTCAAAGtctgtacagcacctgaatatttcatctcttttcactgttccattttttccctgagtaatattttccgtttgtttgtgctaatgtgatctttactctcatttttggagactttccaattttcctacttctattatctctaacctgctttgcatgtgtattgtgGGACTTTTGtctgaaggttgtaagtatgacgcgACTTGTTCGTCTCACGGGACgggaaagtgtctctctgtctctcttcaaaagatctcatCTTGTCCCCAGGTGAAAATTCTCGTCTtgtcgcaaatttttttttttacagtggtgtaaaaaactatttgccccccttcctgatttcttattcttttgcatgtttgtcacacaaaatgtttctgatcatcaaacacatttaaccattagtcaaatataacacaagtaaacacaaaatgcagttttaaataatggttttattatttaggagaaaaaaatccaaacctacatggccctgtgtgaaaaagtaattgccccctgaacctaataactggttgggccacccttagcagtaataactgcaatcaagcgtttgcgataacttgcaatgagtctttcacagcgctctggaggaattttggcccactcatctttgcagaattgttgtaattcagctttatttgagggttttctagcatgaaccgcctttttaaggtcatgccatagcatctcaattggattcaggtcaggactttgactaggccactccaaagtcttcattttgtttttcttcagccattcagaggtggatttgctggtgtgttttgggtcagtgtcctgttgcagcacccaagatcgcttcagcttgagttgacgaacagatgaccggacattctccttcaggattttttggtagacagtagaattcatggttccatctatcacagcaagccttccaggtcctgaagcagcaaaacaaccccagaccatcacactaccaccaccatattttactgttggtatgatgttcttttctgaaatgctgtgttccttttacgccagatgtaacaggacatttgtcttccaaaaagttcaacttttgtctcatcagtccacaaggtattttcccaaaagtcttggcaatcattgagatgtttcttagcaaaattgagacgagccctaatgttcttttgcttaacagtggtttgcgtcttggaaatctgccatgcaggccgttttgcccagtctctttcttatggtggagtcgtgaacactgaccttaattgaggcaagtgaggcctgcagttctttagacgttgtcctggggtctttgtgacctctcggatgagtcgtctctgcgctcttggggtaattttggtcggccggccactcctgggaaggttcaccactgttccatgtttttgccatttgtggataatggctctcactgtggtttgctggagtcccaaagctttagaaatggctttataatctttaccagactgatagatctcaattacttctgttctcatttgttcctgaatttctttggatcttggcatgatgtctagcttttgaggtgcttttggtctacttctctgtgtcaggcagctcctatttaagtgatttcttgattgaaacaggtgtggcagtaatcaggcctgggggtggctacggaaattgaactcaggtgtgatacaccacagttaggttattttttaacaagggggcaattattttttcacacaggtgggttttttttctccctaaataataaaaaccataatttaaaaactgcattttgtgtttacttgtgttatatttgactaatgtttaaatgtgtttgatgatcagaaacattttgtgtgacaaacatgcaaaagaataagaaatcaggaagggggaaaatagtttttcacaccactgtatataacagagagatgtcAACCCACCGGTAGTGATACTGGAagtatttttgttgatttcagaTTGACAATATTAAGAGTTTGTGCTACAGAGTTTGAGGCAGGACAAAGAATTTGGATTTCAAAAGTCCAACTTGATACTCCTCATATGCATCACTACAGTCACAGTGACcctgaaagttgtttttttaacctttttcacCCATATCTATTGAAATTAGATAGATGTGTCTAAAAACTGGAACAGGGCAAGATGGATTTGGTGCTGTAGATGGCCATATTGGACAACATGGCAATGTAAATAATCAAATTGTTTGTGTGTATCATCAGCATGTCGGACTCaccagtgctctgtctgtctttgtgtctCTCAACAGCGGAGCTGTTGTTCCTGTGCTGGGGAAGCTCTCTGTGTTACTCTGTGCGCACCGTGCCCTCGGCCTTCCATGAGCCTCGCTACATGGGCATCGCCATCCACAACGAGATGCTCGTCTCCGCCACCTTTCATCTGCTCCGGTAAAAACACCCCAATCAATGGCACTCATCAGCTTTCTGTGGAAACAAATGTGATTTGCATGAGTACTGTGTACCTCCTTATAATTATCAAGAGCACATCCACACCACAGCTGAAGAAGTAGTGCTTGCCACAAAGACAAATGCTAACAAAGAGAGGCATGCCTTTAGAAatctcatttgtttgttttaaaaaaaattttttaaaaaaataaaatcttagcaaGCTTTCATACTGGCAAGCACCACGGACTTTACAAATGGAACATTCTGATCGAGATTGTAATTAAAGAGCACCTTCATGCAAATTCACAATTCTAGAAAGGTGTGGAGAAGCCATATGCATTTCTACTTCTTTCAGGGAGTGCATTTTGAGCTGTTCCTACTGGAACGCACTCCCGTGATAGCGGGGCTCCTGGACTGCAAAAGCCTCTGCCAGGCAGCCACCCGCATTCTCTAAACACCTTCCTAAAATTTAGCTCTTGCAAATCGACATCTCATCAGTAAAGGCACCATTGATATCTGCTGCTCCTCAATTGCTCATCTTTTTCTCAGACCCAAATGAAGGAAGTGTGGCCATTGCGTGAGCACGTTGCCACGAGGTTACATGTCATAAAGAACCTAGCAGATCTATGATTGGCCTGTTGTTCTCGCACAGATTCATCCTGCTGCCATCACTACACCCTGATTGGATGCTGCTGCTTTTCTTCACCCACACTCACGTCACGATATCTGTCACCCTTGGCCTGCTCTTCATCCCCAAGGTACAGCTATGTTTGCTCAAAAAGATAGGCTGACCTAGCACTGGAGTGTAATGTGTAATAGCGGTAGTGAGCATAATTTACGCTAGGATTGAGTGTAATGGGAAGGGAGACGATCAGCAGGTTAGCACTGGGAGTACTTGATCctaaacctttaagaagaatctggatgagatatgagatattgggacggctaagctattaactaaacaaatgggcttgatggactcaaTGGTCTCCACTTGTTGCTCGAATGTCTGATGTTTCCTGTGTAGAAGCATGTGCACCGCTGAGGTGATTCTCTCTCTCGATGTCACCTTTGGAGTTGTGTGCATGCAGAGGCAACAACCCGTCCAGCTCTGGGAAATAAGCACCCTAGAGCTGACAGGGAACGTCTACCAATGTGTAACAGCGGTGGAGAGTGGCCAACCAGCCACATGTCACTGTTGAACTAAGGCTGACCCAATCCTGTGCATGAGTCCTCATTACAACAGGCAGGAAACAGCCAGCCTAGGGGGTGATCTCAGATCCTGCACTCCTAGACAGGACATCTCCGAAAAACGGTTGTCTTCTGGACACAAAGCATTGCTTAGCCAGGCATGGAAGTTCACTGGCCTGAGCAGGAGAACATCTCAAGTTCAGTATGCAGAATTATCATTTTTAGGACATCAAGAAGgtgtttttttatcttgtttccGTAGTAAAATATCCAAACTTTCTAGAACATTGTACGCTCAGTAACTTGCTGAAAAAGTTCTTTAAAACCAGTTGCTAGAATGAAAAATCCAATATTTTGAGATTGAGACATGTAGAACAGACATGCAGACAGTAGCTAAAGGGCTTTCATTAGTACTGAaaatggtttttctttttttccccactttgtaTGAGGCAATACACGGTGGCAAGTGGCAGCCTGTGTAATGTCCGCCGCGTGCCATGGTCTAGTTATGTACTTTTTGCCTGCTTTCCTTCCATGACCTATTTTTaatgcctgtctgtgtgtgttgcaGTTTCTGCACATGAGCTCTCCACTGCGGGAAGAGATTGCCACGGAGGTTTATGAGGATGAGCTGGATATGCGGCGCTCGGGGTCCTACCTGAACAGCAGCATTACATCGGCCTGGAGTGAGCACAGCCTCGATCCTGATGACATCCGGGTAATTCACAAATTCTTTACTGTATCAAGAAGGGCTCTCaatctcggtcctgggggccccaCTGTggctttttgttccaaccagattcacaatcagtgtcAACAACTGACAACCCTGATCTCCTTTAagtaaatggtatttttttttttctcttctcttattctacattcagaacagcacagcagcatgattttaacatttataagacatttagaaatatttctgttatttgctgtagatttaattgcTGAACTCtcatttgttgatttcattatattttgcccgttctctgtgcagttttcccccttcattgtatcttattaatgataattaaaaacgagcagagcagacacccactGAATCATGagaggctgcaactacttcagcgtCAGACCCTCTACttagtaaataattaaacaattagagcacCTGAAAAAATAGAATgagaatcaaaatgaaaatattgctaaaaatacattattctcaaataactgcttagtacattttaatattttttttaccaaactttctaatttctatattgttcccaaaacacagaatctgggaaataacagttgacttaattagcccaagagtccaattaaaaaacagaagctggtgggaacaaaaacctgcagccacaggggttccccAGGGCCGAGTCTGAGAACCTGTGGCCTGGCAGATTAGCaagagccattaaaaaccaaaaaaaaaaagacatgcagaAGAAAAGATGTTTCATGGCACGAGggtacagtggtagcgctgctgcctcacagtaaggagacctgggttcgcttcccgggtcctccctgcgtggagtctgcatgttctccccgtgtctgtgggtttcctcccccagtccaaagacgtgcaggttaggtgcattggcgatccttaattgtccctattgtgtgtgtgtgcgcgccctgcccggggtttgttttctgccttgtgccctgtgttggctgggattggctccagcagacctctgtgaccctgtagttaggatatagcaagttggataatggatggatagaagataTTTCATTagctttccatttttaattttgcagcTGTCTCTGTCTTCTCCCGAATGTCAGCTCGACTGTGGACTTGGGGAGAAAAAGGCTGAGGCACTTAGCACTCCTGGGTATGAGCAGCACTCAGGTGGAGAGGGTGGGCAGTTTCAGGTACCTCAGTGTCTATGTCACAAAGGACCTGACCTGCGCCCAGCACTTTGACACCTGGGTGGAGAAGGCACGACTTTGTCCCTACTACCGTAAGAGATTTTAGGCTGCCCTTCCAGATATGAAAGAATTTCTATAGATCCACTacagtagtagggtgttgtactgtgtcagccattatgaacgtagtgagaagtcaagcagaatgacaccttttattggctaactagtaaggttacaatatgcaagctttcgaggcaactcgggcctctTCTTCGGGCAAGATGGAATGCAGAACATTATGAGTATTTTCAAGGGGACTAAATGCTTTTGCATGCCACTGCATTTATATTGATAGAAGAGAGTATTTACTATTTATGGTCTTTTTATACGCTTCTTCAGCACGTACACATTTCACTCTATAAGGTACTGcgtggggcagcacagtggcgcagtaacagcactgctgcctcacagtaaggagacctaggttcgcttcccgggtcctccctgtgtcgagtctgcatgttctccccgtgtctgtgggtttcctcccacagtccaaagacatgcaggttaggtgcattggcaatcctaaattgtccctagtgcttggtgggtgtgtgtgtgtgccctgcggtgggccagcgctctgcccgggatttgttcctgccttgtgccctgtgttggctgggattggctccagcagaccccctgtgaccctgtgttaggatataacgggttggataatgtctGACTGACTGCCTGTACTGTGTGCATAGCAGTATGTGACAAATACAATTTGATTTGACAAGTAGTAAGATGGTCACATGTAcaaagtgcagtgaaattcttccttgcGAGAAGTTTAGTTTAATTGAAGATTATAAACCGACCCTTTATGAGTGCCAGCGTTCACATCACTGAGCACTACAGTTGGCTGGCGCTCTGTACACATCTGCTTCCTACCCTGTGTTCATGCTTCCCATGAATTCAAGGTGGGGTAAAGAGATTCCCACATCTCAAACACAATCGCACCAAAGCTTTATCGTAGATCCTAATGTGAAAACTAGACCTCCGGTTATGTCATTATTGTGGGACAATGTCACTTTGTGCTGtttaagatttaattttaacACCCACCAATCAACTTGTACTTGTTATGGCCATTTCTAGGATGAGCTGAAGAAGTTGTATGCCCAGCTTGAGGTGCACAAAACTAAGAAGATGACAGCCAACAACCCCCACTTGCAAAAGAAGCGCAGCTCACGCAGGGGACTCGGCCGCTCCATAATGAAACGCATTACCGAGATCCCGGAGTCCATGAGCCGCCAGTGCAGCCGTGACGACAAGGAAGGTTCCCAGAGCTCCCGAGGTTTAGGAGGGGCGAGTCACCCCGGAACCTgcaaaaagaaacactttgagCCGGTGAGCTCAAGCATGAAGGTTAAGGAGGATTCCATCAAGCACAGGGTTTTCTCGCTCCGTAAGTCCCACAGTACCTATGACCACGTGCGGGACAGCAAGGAGGCTCATTCCCACCTGCATCGATCAGTAGAAAGCAAGGATTCATCTTTATTAGACTCACTCATGCGTAAGAAACTAGCAAGGAAGTCCTGTGAACACTCCGAGACGGATTCTATCGATGGCGTCCCGCTGGTATATAAATCAGCCAGTGCACACAATTTGACTGTGGACAAAAAGCCCTTGCATCACAGACCTGTCAAGCTTCAGAAATCACTGAGTGTAATCACAAGTAGCAAAGAAACGGCTCATCTCTTGTCAGGCAAGAGTTACAGTATGGAGGATAATTCAAAACGTCTTGGTGGAAGAGGCattgagaaagaaaatgaagataaGCGAACCTCAGCTGAAGATGGGGAGACTGAAGCGATGAAGTATAGTGAGCCAATTCCAAAAACTATGCATGCACTTTTGAAAGAAGACTACGACAAGGCAGAGGTGTGCCCATGGGAAATAGAACCTCAGCCTTGTGAAAGCAAAGTACAAAAGCATGTCACATATGCCCCAATGAACTCTGATTATCCAAAAATGGGCAAATCATGGCAAATTGGGACATCATGGGAGAGTGTGGCCGATAAAACCGCTATTCACCATTACGAAGGACGGGAGCCAAAATCTCGAAGCAGTCTTAAAGTTACTGAAGATGCTGAGAAGAGATCAAGTACCGGTGATAGGATGCAGAGAATAGAAAGGCCAGGGGAAAAGGAGATGAAGGAGAGTTTTCCACCAGCAGACCTTTACACTTGGGATTCAGATTCCCAAGACGAGCCAGAAAAGGAAAGAGCAAAGGTTCCTGTGTCTTCTAGTGCACCAGGATCACCTGTCACAATTGGAAAAAACAAGGAACCTAGAGGATTCCCAAGGAGTTTTGGCCTGTCGATGAAAGGATTGAGGGGGTCTGGCAAAGCAAAGGAGTTTGATGCAAAAGAAAAAGTGAGAAAGGGCATGGTAAAGcgaaaagagaagaaagaagtGATGGCCAAAGGAGCCGTTCAACAGAAAGACAGAGAAGTTACCCAACTTAATGAAACACGCAAGAATGAGGTGGACAACAAAACTGACGTCTGCCCCTGGGAGACGGAAGAATTCCATGGGGTAGCAGACGCAAGTGCTGTTGTAGAACAGTGTGTGTTGGACTCCAATAAAAACTCTGAGGGGGGAAATGATGAGAAACCTACTACCGACGTAGGGGGTACATCTGGGGAGCATAAGAGCAAGTGCCTGGACAGTTCTCCAGTAGAAGTAACAGTAGAAACAGTATTACCACCGGAAATATCAATGGAACCGATTCACAAAACATACACGACAAAAGGGATTGACCTGGCTGAAGTATGTCCATGGGAAGCAGAATGTTTACCGGCACTTGGTGAAAAAGACTGCCAGGCTTTACCTATAAAAGAATCCACAAGCAGTAAAAATCAACATAGTCACACAATAGTAGGATCTCCTCTAAGTCCACCGGCGGATATTTCCCCTCACAAATTAGAGGAGGCAGGTGGCAGAACCACATTTATACACAGCAGCAAAGATCCCACACAAGCATCCCATCTCGATTCCTGTCTGACA comes from Polypterus senegalus isolate Bchr_013 chromosome 17, ASM1683550v1, whole genome shotgun sequence and encodes:
- the LOC120517847 gene encoding probable G-protein coupled receptor 158, which translates into the protein MSVLAVGCAAGEGMKAGTVMKVCDAGWVGQQKTLMEVVLLHLVICAFIEGASGLGVLAFERGFSTLASSISTGNVETEGPQEMNWSGAGPAATFFASIAPTNQIDKGTSTEATGSTGPEQSEQDATEVAESFLYSGDSARLSLSNCTRRHHLKGVSGSPSRSLHPFLRSALDTLTHAANFLNMIFQTNDIRESSIKEDIEWYHSLVRSIVEGDPKIFRAVLSFDTEPTSTRPQLVLQATRDPTVNEIKLQDLSSSWDQLRNLSDGSDWFTELKFQEGPPPSSYLHKRILSNDLRTLDTPKWNRGDSYVMDRQHVRWSKSPFLECQGGKFLPNWMATMSTSFYGLKPDLSPEFKGVIRIDVNLQSFDIDQCATGEDWFADTHQCNRTSSQCVSLRGMGFRLGQYRCVCLPGFYNASSSSVRNTTKEQDEEGFTNRSRAGVEEGGGVLSECLPCHPGCPLCQDGAPCNVQEDWYLRVTILAVQAFCMLIVFISMIVAYHFRQSKRIRASGLVLLETILFGSLLLYFPVFILYFKPSIFRCILLRWVRLLGFAIVYGTVMLKMYRVLKVFLSRTAQRVPYMTSGRVLKMLAVIVLTVSWFLSAWTAGVLENMDRDVPIFVTSQTPEGLRFSICDLDRWDYMMAIAELLFLCWGSSLCYSVRTVPSAFHEPRYMGIAIHNEMLVSATFHLLRFILLPSLHPDWMLLLFFTHTHVTISVTLGLLFIPKFLHMSSPLREEIATEVYEDELDMRRSGSYLNSSITSAWSEHSLDPDDIRDELKKLYAQLEVHKTKKMTANNPHLQKKRSSRRGLGRSIMKRITEIPESMSRQCSRDDKEGSQSSRGLGGASHPGTCKKKHFEPVSSSMKVKEDSIKHRVFSLRKSHSTYDHVRDSKEAHSHLHRSVESKDSSLLDSLMRKKLARKSCEHSETDSIDGVPLVYKSASAHNLTVDKKPLHHRPVKLQKSLSVITSSKETAHLLSGKSYSMEDNSKRLGGRGIEKENEDKRTSAEDGETEAMKYSEPIPKTMHALLKEDYDKAEVCPWEIEPQPCESKVQKHVTYAPMNSDYPKMGKSWQIGTSWESVADKTAIHHYEGREPKSRSSLKVTEDAEKRSSTGDRMQRIERPGEKEMKESFPPADLYTWDSDSQDEPEKERAKVPVSSSAPGSPVTIGKNKEPRGFPRSFGLSMKGLRGSGKAKEFDAKEKVRKGMVKRKEKKEVMAKGAVQQKDREVTQLNETRKNEVDNKTDVCPWETEEFHGVADASAVVEQCVLDSNKNSEGGNDEKPTTDVGGTSGEHKSKCLDSSPVEVTVETVLPPEISMEPIHKTYTTKGIDLAEVCPWEAECLPALGEKDCQALPIKESTSSKNQHSHTIVGSPLSPPADISPHKLEEAGGRTTFIHSSKDPTQASHLDSCLTSTEESKAGFAQEADWKKPKESDPELLRREEICPWEMDELKPASGQKATLSEILPWETQAPHGMTEGIVTNRTDVCPWEDEEAANAEHTDCKEAGKTNAPSSLLEKKADVCPWDYE